The segment ATGCACCAGAACCCTCCAAATGAAACACAAAGTCACGAGAAACAGATACCAGGGCTCTTAGCAGGGCCACTGTCTTACAGACCTTTGGTTGCCCTGTGGATGGGTCAGTGGCCAAGTCACTCCACACTGCAGAGCAGACCACAGAAACAACCAACCCTCATGTCCGGAGTCCTCCCTCCCCTGCAGGGTCTCCTTGTTGCCTGAACACACCAACACCACCCCCTctctcccaccccctcctctcGTCCCCAGCATTCCCCGCAGACTGCAGCCGGCTCCGCAAGACGAGTCCCAGCGGGGTCTATGTCATCCAGCCGGCCCGGTCACCCCCCCGCGTGGTCTGGTGTGACATGGACACCGAGGGCAAGGGCTGGACTGTCGTCCAGAGAAACTCTCACGACACCGAGCTCACCTGGAAACAGTCCTGGACCACCTACAAGTACGGCTTCGGGAACGTGCAGGCTGACCACTGGTTTGGCACCGAGTACCTGCACCTCCTGACCCAGCAGGGCACCTACAAGGCCCGCTTCGTCGTGAGGAACAAAGCCAACGTCACCCACTACGCCGAGTATGACATCTTCAGGGTGGAGAGTGAAGCAGCGGGTACCCCCTGAGGCTGGGACGGTTTTCTGGGGATGGGGATGACTATCTGACCGGCTACTACCCCAAGAAGGGGGGCATACACGACAACATGAAGTTCAGCACTACCGACAAGGACCAGGACCAGTACAGCGGGAACTGTGCCAGCAGCTACGGGGGCTGGTGGTACGACCGGTGCCACAACGTCCTGCTCAATGTCAAAAACAACATCCTCTGGCCGGGATTCTGTGATAAAGGTGACTGCGCATCCTCTCTCATCCTGGTCAAACCCACAGACGTGTGCTGACCCTGCTGCAGCCCGCGGGCTCCCAGCAGTTGCTGGCAGTGCCACCCTTCCCAGCTCAGCGCCCCATTCCCCTTCCGCTGCctgcctccagcccctgccagccccctgcCAGCCTCCGTGCCCGCAGACCCCCGGGGACCCCTGGCCGGAGCCCCGGGCAGGCGAGCAGCTTCGTCCAGAGCTGCggtgctggggacactgggggcGGGCACTGGTTTGGGGTGGGAGCGCCCAGCGCTGTCCCGGGGAGGGAAGGCGGTGCGAGTTCCCCCCGATGCAATCCCTGTATTGCCGCTTCGCTCAGTCCCTAACACTTCCCCGAGCCCCGGAcgcccccagctctgctccccatgGTGGGAGAACCCATCTGCAATAAACCCTGGAGCCAgactctgctgcctcctgtccAGTTGCTGTGATGCTGCACATACCTGTGTGTGCGTGTGGGATCACTCATTCCAGTACCCAGGACCTGGGGGAAAGCAGGTGTATCCTGCAGGTCCCTCTCCTGGGCAAGGAGACACATGCCCCAGGTCTCAAGCAGAGATCACCTCTCCTGGGGCTGAtggagaatcatagaaacatgaAATGGTTTagtttggaagagaccttaaggCTAATGTAGTTTCACTCCCCTGGTGTCCTGGGCAGGGTCTTACCATGGAGAACTATGAAATGGGGATCTGTGCCACATATGGAGTGGCAGCAGAATTCCTGCAGGCAAAGGGACAGGTTTCCTGGGTTTTCAGCCTAATCAAAGAGTGCTCAGGGTAGGTTTTGTCACCAAATTCCAGGAGCTTTTCTGCAGAAGCTGTTGGGAAGTTAAGACACAGCTCTAGAGATCTTCAGCCAAGCCAGTGCTAAGGCTGCTGAATGAGTGACTTgagctgagaagctgctgggcaCTAATCCAGGGCGTGTGTAGTAATGTAAATGTAAAGTGTGTGTAATCCAAGGGGTTTCTCTCTCCTTGCTTCTTGCTGATGTTGAGCAGAGAGAtgtgcttcaggaaaaaataggCATTATCTGTACCAGTGTAAAGGACTGAGTCCAGTTCAGGAGCCAGCTAAAAACCACCTGCAATTATATCACACAAGCAAGTTccagaaatttaaaaactggGAAATGAGAACTTGTACTTGGTGAGTTTGCGAGACTCCAGGCATGGGATTATATTGCTACAACACAGTACAACTTGTGGCTTTTAGAGAAATCTCCAGAAATAGCAGAGACAGTGTAGCTCAGAACCCTGAGGGTTCCAGAGgtcagagcagagggggggCAGGAGAAACAGAGCAGTCAGGAGACAGTTCTGTGGGGCTGATCACCACAGACTAAGAACACCCATCACTCTTACTCTGGTCACACTTTGCTACTGGACATTGTTTTGGGGATCAAAGCTTGGAAAATGGCAAAACAAATTGTGCAATTGCAACAACCTCTGCATGCAGATAGTGCTGTGTGACTCCTTTGGCCTCTTCACACTCCCCCATCATCCTCTGCAGGAGGTCAGGGCTGAAATCCCTCCTCTTGCTGATAGTTGTGATGGTGCCTGATGGGTGCCCATAGGTCCTGGGTCCCTGCACAGGAGGAGACTCTCACACAACAGCCACACACTCGCAgggtgctgcttcccagcactcCGACCCCCAGAACACTTCTGGCAGGGaccctgctgggacagggaaaGTCAGAAGAAGGACCTCAGCATGCCGCAGGTGTGGTGCCCGAGTGTCACCAGGGTTTCACTACATTTCCCTGTCACCCCTCTTGCCCAGAAAGGCAGCTGTCacccacccagcactgctgcagaacCGCTGCTTCAAAGGCTGGTGTGTTAGAGGCACCTTGCAAGGTCAGTCCCCCCTCGGAGGGAGGAGAAAGTGctctttttctgcaggaattACAAGTACCATGGGAGAGGGGCTGTTCCAGTGTGACCTCAGAGCCTGTCACACAGGTGACAGAACCTGCCAGGGACACTCTGCAGTGGGCAGGGGCCTCAGGGAGCTGCCCCCCCCTCACTGTCTCCTGACCAGGAGGGGCTTCTGGCTTTGTGGCTCTCCTGGTCACTTGGGCTTCCTGGGCCGCTTTTTAGAGGTGTTGCTGGATTGGTTCCCTGGTGGCCACGGGTGCTGTGGCACCAGCCAggcctccagcagctgcctcagcctCATCCAGGTCCTCCTTGGAACtcctcagctctgtgccagccAAAGCACTCAGGTGCTGTGCTCTGGGCcatggggtggtggtggctgccCCTGACGCTGGTGCTGGGCTCCTGGCTCCCTGGACACCCAGGCATGCAGGCAGGGAGCCCTGCCTTGTGGCTGTGGGTGGCCCTGCTGGGCTGGCTCCCTGGGCTGCATGCCTGCCTCGCCTGCTTTGAGCCCCCCGTTCAGCGAGAACAGCTCTGCCACAACATCACTGGAGccccccccagggacccccaaCATCAGCACTGCCTCGATGCCCTGGACCAGGCTGCTGCACCCCTCGCCTCTGTCACTGTGGGTGAGTCGTGGGACTGTAGAAAATCCGCAGAGGCTTAATGACAACACATAGCCAtcaatatggttaaagtgaagtcgtctattaacaattcacactcgctttatatagagcccttgtttatataatgatatcttgcaggtggctatatcttggccacaaatcctgttctcacagaacttcacctggctacatcattatcctgttcttcttttttgctgccagctcccttatctttttcccatagctcatctttcagtaaccttgcaactgggcttaaggcccttagcttactctagctaaagctaaatagtcaggattgctcacaggATTGACAGGACCACAGGGACCCCCAACCCAACAGGCACCCTGCCCAAGGACCCCCATCTTGACTGACacctccatcccatccccaaGGAGTCCCCCACACTCACACCCACCCTCACCCTCACCCTGGGGGAAGTTGAGGTTGGATACAGCGAGAAAGGGtttcacccagagggtggctgagcagtggaacagcctccccagggcagtggtCACAGCACTCAGTCTGCCCGAGTTCAAGAAGCCTCTGGAGGAGGCTGTCAGGCACATGCAGTGATCCCTGGGGTGCCCTACGCGGgcacaggagttggacttgatgatcctgatgggtcccttccaactcagcacattctgtgattccatgatcctGAGCAGCTGGTGACCCCGTTCCTAAACACAGACCCCAGGCACCCACCCCAGACAAGCACCCTAGGGATTCCCAACTCTGCCAAGGTCTCCCCAGTCCTCACCTCGACCCTAGGGACCTCTGAGAACCCCTTCCTCACTGGACCCTCCCTTCCCCCAACCTCTAACCCCAAGCCTGTGCTAGTCCTGgtgtccctctgctgctcccagggtcAGGGCAGCGCCAGGCACTGGGGGAGATCATTGTGGATGCCCTGCACGttctggagcagcagaaccACACGAGTGAGCAGGGGATGGGGGACATGTGGGATAGCGAGGGGCAGCACATGGGGCATGGGATGAGGAGGCTTTGAATGGAGGGTGTGGTGAAATGGAGGATAtagggggggctgggggctgcaagGGGGCACTGGGGGAATCCCGAGGGTATGTGAGCTTCAAGGTGTGCAGCTTTGGGATCTTTAGAGGGAGCATTTAGTGTTCTGTGGGTGTCCAGGATGGACACGGGGGGTCGAGATGAATTGCAGAGAGTATGTGTGGGGTCTGGAGAGGGCTTCTGGGGATCAGGGGGAGGGCACCTTGTCTCACCTGGACATCCGCGATCCCCCAGAGCCCCTTGAGGAGTCTCTGGAGGAAGCCATCAACACCATCTGGGTGAAGCTGAGCCATCTGGAGGAAGGTATGGGGCCAGTGGGGACACCCCACCTAGCCAGGACACCCAGACTGGGGAAAGCCCCAGGGACCCCATCTGGGCTGGATGAGGACTGAGCCCTGACAGCTCATCCCAGGGCCCTGCATCCCCACTCTAACTCCGCTTCGTCCTCACCAGCTCCCGCCTGCATCCCACCCTGTGGTGGCattggccaagaaggccaatggcatcctggcatgtatcagaaacagcgtcaccagcaggtccaaggaggtgattctgcccctatactcagccctggtaaggccacaccttgagtactgtgttcagttctgggcctctcagttcaagaaggatattgaggtcctcgaacaggtccaaaggagggcaaccaagctggtgaagggacttgaacacagatcctatgaggagaggctgagggagctgggagtgttcagcctgaaggaggctcaggggagacctcattgctctctacaactccctgaaaggaggttggagccaggcgggggttgttctcttttcccaggcaactctcaataagacaagagggcatggtcttaaattgtgccggaggaagttcagattggatattagaaagaattttttcacggaaagggtgatcagacattggaacgggctgcctggggaggtggtggactcttcatccctggagacatttaaaaagcgactcgatatggcactcagtgccatagtctagtgactgtggcggtagttgatcaagggttggactcgatgatctctgaggtcccttccaacccagcctattctatgattctatgattctatgagtgcCCATCCCTCCGTCTCGccaccccctgtcccctcctacctctcccatccctcccctggcaccaccAAGGCTCTTCCTCCCAGGCTACCAGCCAGCCGCCCGCGTCTTCCAGTGTGCAACCTGCCGCCACGTGGACTGCCCCTTTCCCCGCGACTGCCCAGGTATGGGGCCATGGGAGGTCCCAGCCCGGCCTCAGCCCCACCTCGGGCAGAGCTCCGTGCCCACCCTCCTTGCTGCCAGGGCACCAGATGCTGCCAGCTCACCCgcctgtccctgctcccagcacaggaCATCTGGGCCCACGCGGACGAAGCCCTCACCCTGCACTGCGAGGTGCCCTTCGCCACCCCCCCGAATCTGCCCATCACCTGGATGTTTGCCAAGGATGTGAGTGCCAGAGGAGCCCGCCAGGCCTGACAGAGATGCCGGTGCCGGGGCTGGCCGTCGGCAGCGAGCCCTGCCTGGCCTTGgcatctgctctgctcaggCCTGCTCACCAATTGCCCCCGAGGCCCTGGCACTTTCCTCCATTCCCTCCACAACCCCCTCTGTCCCTGTGGGGGCCCCAGTTCCTGACAGCTGACTCAGTTGCTCCCAGTTGCCCCCAGGGTGATCATACTCTTTCACCCTTAGAAGCCATCAGCGTCTCCCAGGACCTCCCAGTTGCCCCTTGGGCTCCCCCAGATGCCCCACGACCCCACCCCACCAGGGTCTCCTTCCCGCTCTTCCCATTCCTCCATTCCTCCTTCTGCCACCCAGAGCCTCCTGGAAATGCTGGAGCCTCCACAGACGTAGACAAGAGGCACCCCCAGAGGAGAGCAGACTCCAAGATATTCCCTAGGGGAGTCTGACACCTGGATCCATCCCAAAAGAAATTACTTGCtgcagttgtttttcttctgttgttgtTAATGTGTGCAAAGTTGTAGAGTTTTCAAGTAGAATGGGAGATTAAAAAATAACCCTGAAGACTTTGATCATAGTGCCTGcacttttccatgttttcttgACAATGTACCTgcacttttgtttaaaaaaaccagctgccagagaaaaatgaaacagtctGGAAATGCACTCAAGAGTTTGTCCGTATCGCATTGGTGAAACTCTTAGGATCATGGAACCATCGTGGAATCCCAGACtgatttgggctggaagggacagaaaagctcatccagttccagcccccatccatggacagggacacctcccccagcccaaggtgctccaagccccatccaacctccaacactgtcagggatgaggcagccacagcttctctgggaaacctgggacaggggctcagcaccctcacaccaaagaattccttcctaatctctcatctcagtctcccctcttccactttGAAATCAATCCCCCTCCTCtcatcactccaggcccttgttaaaagtccctcctcagctttcacAGAGCCCCTTCAAGTCCTCCCCTGTTGcagtttctcttctccaggctgaacacccccaattccctcagcctggctccagagcagagctgctccagcactgggaTCACTTTCATGTTCTCCTCTGGACTCgctccaacagctctgtgtccatcctctgctggggaccccagagctggaccctGCATAGGGgtgtctcaccagggcagagcagaggctgagaatCACCTGGGTTGAGGTTCCAGCTGCACTGAAATCTGTGGTGGTATCAGTGCAGGTTCTGCTTTAGGAGCCTCAACTGCAACCTCTGGGCTGAAggcacagcctctgctcccctcccatCTACAGAAGGTCCTGAAACGACTTCTCCTCCTGCAGTGCTCTGGTGACACAACAGAGCCACCGTGTGCTCgtcctgcaggctgcagctcacAGTTCTCACCCCAGGAGTAACATTCCCATGAGAACACACCGTGCTTTCCTGAGCCCCTGATGAGAAGAACtctgggagggtggagggagcGGGCTCACAGCTCTTCAGGTCTCAGGTTTCTCTCAGGCGAATGGGTGGGCAAAGCAAAGGGATGGGGCTGAAGTTCTTCACATGCTGGATGCTGACTTGGCCCCCAGGCTGGACCTCAGACACCTACCCAGTCTCTGCAGACCTGCTGGGTCTGAGGCACCAACAAGCAAGGGACTGTCACTGTCACCTGTCACTGTCACTTAATCCTGACTTTCATCAACCTCTGGGGTGCCAGgaaaggggctgcagggtgtATGAGAAAGCAGTGCAGGACTTGCAGGGCACCTGTGAGtatacaggctggggacagagtggttggagagcagccagacagagggaccttggaatctggattgccaggaagctgaacatgagccagcagtgtgcccaggtggccaagaaggccaatggcatcctggcctgtatcaggaacagtgtggccagcaggtccagggaagggattctgcccctgtactcagccctggtgaggccacagcttgagtcctgtgtccagttctgggcccctcagctcaggaaggagattgaggtgctggagcagatccaaaggagggcaaccaggctggtgaagggacttgagcacagaccctatgaggagaggctgagggagctgggggtgttgaggctggaggaggctcaggggagacctcatcactctctacaactccctgaaaggaggttggagccaggggggggttggtctcttttcccagacagctctcagcaagaccagagggcagggtctcaagttgtcccagaggaggtttaggttggatattaaaaagaatttctttatggagaaggtgatcaaacattggaatgggctgcccagggaagtagtgggttctccatccctggagatatttaaaaagagactggatgtgacactcagtgccataggctgggaaccacagggggagtggatcaagggttggacttgatgatctctgaggtcccttccaacccagccaattctatgattctgtgatatatgatcccagagccctgggatgaaaaggaaagcaaatgtggGACACTGGGATGCACTGCAAAGGAAAGAGGGGGCTCCAGGCATCTCCAGAAGGCAGACAGGGGAGTCTGAAGTGGACACGAAGGAGACCAGAGGCCTCCAACGGTACAACATCTTCTGGGTGCACCAAAAGGTAAATGGAGTGATTCTGAGGGGCAAGAGGATCAAATGGAAGCCTCTGCATTGCACCAGAGGGCAAAGAGAAGACCCTGGGGAGCATCAGAGGATGGCTCAGAACCATTCAGTTCTGTGAGCATTCAgatcccctccatccccctccaTGCACTCTCTATTCCCCCACCTGCCACTGTGGTCCTCTCCATTCTTCTCTGTATATGCTCTCAGGCTCCCTCTGTTCCCCTCAGCAGACCCTTAGTGCCCCCACCCAATTACCATCTGAGTGCTTGTAGAccctctctgcttccctgcctgTGCCTTGGTCCCGATCTCCTCCCCTCCCCGTTGTGCAGCCCCTCATCCTTTCTGTCACAGCTCAGCAGTTTGGGCAGATCAAAGACAGAGCATACAAATATTCTCTATTACTCCCCTCCCTTCACCATcccaaagggaaaataaaacgGGAATAAAAATGAGAGGCTTAAAAGTTGGGAATTAGAACCGGAAACAGATTTACTAGAacagaggaaaaggcaaaaacatGTGGGataaataacaaaacaacaaaaaatatacaCAACCCGATCTcgatgctggcagggatgggtgcctgaggcccccttgcagcagggccgactcaggagggggctccagggctctgtccagaacccgatggatgtggattctgaagagcgACGGCAGCGGGGGGTAAAGGagcgcaggggaacagcagccaagCACGGAGcgggggggaaagagaggagggacGGGGGTCTGCCTGAGCTTATAGAGTATGGGAGGGAAGTGAGGGAATGGAGCTGTGTTCTGCCTGGTGCTCATCATGCTGGAGGAGGCTTCTGCTGGAAGGACACGCGTGGTGGGATCTGCTTCTGTCTGGAGACAGCAGGCTCATGGTCCCTGGAATGCAAgaccaggctgctgctcttcaCACCACGAGGGCCGTGAAGAAAAGACCTCTTTGTCCTGGGGCTCTGGGCAGTCCAAGGAAGGAAGGGCAGTGCCGGGCAGGGGCAAACCCCGGGCATCTTTAGAGATCTTTACCTGAGGGCCTCCTCCTCAGCACCAGGGCAATGGGCGCTTCCCTCTACCTCCTCAGGGAGGCACACCATggctcctgctctcctctccaggtcTCCAGGGGGGCCACTTGTGCCCCCACCTTCTCCTGGTGCTCCTTGCACAGGGAGTCCCAGAGCTGCCGTCGTTCTTCCTCCGTGCAGAGgtggggctgtgcctgcagggccacagcagtgcagcagcagcagggtcaggCTCTGGGCAGCGGGGCTGGGGCCATTTTagctctccccctccctcttgCCCCTTCTTCTTCCCGGCCTCTGCACCGGCCCTGTTCTGCTCGCAGTCCTCCCGGAGCCGGAGCCTTTCTGCAGTGCTCCCTGAGCCGGCTGCTACGGGGCTGGAAGCAACCCAGCTGCTTGCTGTGCCAGGCAAggctggcagtgccctcagcacCGCAGACACCTCCAAACCCACACCTCGGGGGGCTCTGCAGGTGACTCGAGTCTGACAGCTGTCTTGTCAATGGACACAACCACCTGCTGCCTCCCGACAATCCCTCGGGACAGCCGCTTCAGCCTTCAGCTGACCATGCCCTCGGGGCTCTCGTCAGACCCGACAGCCGCCTGTGTGTCCCTGCTTTTGTACGGGTGGGTGCAACACAGTCCCCCCAGGAGCCCACGTACCGGTCCTGCCCTCCTCTTCCCGGGCGCAGCCTGGGGTGCAGTTTGGGGTCGAGCTTCCTGCAGTTGTTGctggctgctccctgtccccttccctgAGCGCTGCCACCGCAGCACTGCCAGCTCGCTGCGGACACAGCGGGAGGAGGAGGCGGGGTGAGCGCGGGGACACCgctctgcagctggggctcCCCCCAGCTGGGCGCCTGCCCTGCCCACAGGACACGGCTCTGCCGAGAGGCCGGGACCAGGAGAAGCCCCTCTGCCCCCCGGCATGCGGGAGGAAGGGCACTGCCCGTGTCTGCAGAGATTTACCAGGTGAGCTTGTcgtccaggtccctctgctcGTCCCTCTGGCCCCTGCGCTTGCGGGTGACCTGCTCCAGGATGCATGTCACCACCTCCCGCAGGGTCTTCTGTGTCCCTGGGGAAAGGCTCCTGCGACAGCAAGGACCGAGGCTCTCTCACCCTTCAGCTCTGaccctcctgcctctctcctccCGCACCCAACCCCACTCAGAGGTGGCCCCAGCCGGCCCCACAGCCCCTCCCAGCCAGGCTAGGCACCAACCTGCCTTGGCCCCTTGTCATCGGGCTGTACCCAGCTCATTCCCAGGGATGCAGAAGTCCCCGGGTGCTCTGTGTGGCCCCGTGGCTCGGGGCGTGGCTTCCttcaccccctgccatgggctcACCACCACCCCActgcccaggctggagcagccaCAGTCTTACCGCTTAGGGGGGACATCGTTATCCTCCTGGACTATGAGTATGGGTGACTCTTCTTCATCCTCTGCACACTCCCCCATCATTCTCTGCAAAAGGTCAGGGCTCGAATCCCTAGTCTTGGTGACAGGTGGGGAAATGGTTGATGTTTGCTCACGGCTCCTGGGTCCCTGC is part of the Calypte anna isolate BGI_N300 chromosome 19, bCalAnn1_v1.p, whole genome shotgun sequence genome and harbors:
- the LOC103535869 gene encoding LOW QUALITY PROTEIN: fibrinogen-like protein 1-like protein (The sequence of the model RefSeq protein was modified relative to this genomic sequence to represent the inferred CDS: inserted 1 base in 1 codon), whose amino-acid sequence is MGLQAGTRWLHRELVLLPTVVAMLLLSASAGPAVPTASPRSAFPADCSRLRKTSPSGVYVIQPARSPPRVVWCDMDTEGKGWTVVQRNSHDTELTWKQSWTTYKYGFGNVQADHWFGTEYLHLLTQQGTYKARFVVRNKANVTHYAEYDIFRVESEXSGYPLRLGRFSGDGDDYLTGYYPKKGGIHDNMKFSTTDKDQDQYSGNCASSYGGWWYDRCHNVLLNVKNNILWPGFCDKGDCASSLILVKPTDVC
- the LOC115599385 gene encoding sperm acrosome membrane-associated protein 6-like, coding for MGWWWLPLTLVLGSWLPGHPGMQAGSPALWLWVALLGWLPGLHACLACFEPPVQREQLCHNITGAPPRDPQHQHCLDALDQAAAPLASVTVGSGQRQALGEIIVDALHVLEQQNHTKPLEESLEEAINTIWVKLSHLEEAPACIPPCGYQPAARVFQCATCRHVDCPFPRDCPAQDIWAHADEALTLHCEVPFATPPNLPITWMFAKDMPHDPTPPGSPSRSSHSSIPPSATQSLLEMLEPPQT